One genomic region from uncultured Subdoligranulum sp. encodes:
- a CDS encoding DUF3847 domain-containing protein has product MTKPREKKREELQAEIEDGKKKIRQLENREKVLRQKLSQEERRTRSHRLVVRGAVFESIVPEAKTMTDEEAAAFLRLALTSEEARAYLKKRTEGGKSE; this is encoded by the coding sequence ATGACGAAACCGAGAGAAAAAAAACGCGAGGAATTGCAAGCCGAGATTGAGGACGGGAAGAAGAAAATCCGGCAGCTTGAAAATCGGGAAAAGGTGTTGCGGCAAAAGTTATCCCAAGAGGAACGCCGGACGCGCAGCCACCGGCTGGTCGTCCGAGGCGCAGTCTTTGAGAGCATTGTGCCGGAAGCCAAGACCATGACCGATGAGGAAGCCGCCGCCTTTCTCCGGCTTGCCCTGACGAGCGAGGAAGCGCGGGCTTATCTGAAAAAACGCACCGAGGGCGGGAAAAGCGAATAA
- a CDS encoding methyltransferase domain-containing protein, with protein MNNNLSRFADSKVYFQCPICTKSMDIQGNSLICRHGHCFDISRYGYVNLLLKSSPKTNYSKRSFDNRHQILEYGMYDVVLEKIIQFISDTPSIRNILDVGCGEGFYARQIQQRTERNIFAFDLSREAIQIASKKDKRKAVKWFVTDLSKIPLKDGSMDCILDIFSPAHYKEFQRLLSPNGYVVKVIPTKNHLREIRTKVQAHLKNPDYSNESVVEYFEKYLKTISRETVSATVQLSSEQRMSFIEMTPLLFCVEKDCVDWRTLTHLTIEADVLIGMY; from the coding sequence ATGAATAATAATTTATCACGCTTTGCAGACAGCAAGGTTTATTTTCAATGCCCAATTTGCACAAAATCAATGGATATACAAGGCAATAGCCTAATTTGTAGACATGGACATTGCTTTGATATTTCAAGATATGGGTATGTAAATTTGTTGTTAAAATCATCGCCCAAAACCAACTACAGCAAGCGGTCTTTTGACAACCGGCACCAAATTTTGGAGTATGGCATGTATGATGTTGTGTTGGAGAAAATCATACAGTTTATTTCTGATACGCCATCTATAAGAAACATTTTAGATGTTGGTTGCGGCGAGGGTTTCTATGCAAGGCAGATACAGCAAAGAACAGAACGAAACATCTTTGCCTTTGACTTGTCAAGGGAGGCAATACAGATTGCATCAAAAAAAGACAAGCGCAAAGCAGTGAAGTGGTTTGTTACTGACTTATCAAAAATCCCTTTGAAAGACGGAAGTATGGATTGTATTTTAGACATATTTTCGCCTGCACACTACAAAGAATTTCAGCGATTGCTATCTCCTAACGGATATGTTGTGAAAGTAATTCCTACGAAAAATCATTTGAGGGAAATCAGGACTAAAGTGCAAGCACACTTGAAAAATCCAGATTATTCAAATGAGTCTGTCGTTGAATATTTTGAGAAATATCTTAAAACCATTTCAAGAGAAACGGTTTCAGCCACCGTACAGTTGTCATCAGAACAAAGAATGTCGTTTATTGAAATGACGCCGCTTCTCTTTTGCGTTGAAAAAGATTGCGTTGATTGGCGTACTCTCACACATTTGACAATCGAAGCTGATGTTTTAATAGGAATGTATTAA
- a CDS encoding transposon-encoded TnpW family protein, protein MAEQTPDSIITTQRNGQTIVAELFFNHSSTETFRDKLLKTILADSSCLSASDGQEPEKSEILR, encoded by the coding sequence ATGGCAGAACAGACCCCCGACAGTATCATCACGACGCAGAGAAACGGGCAGACTATTGTTGCGGAGTTATTTTTCAATCACAGCAGCACAGAAACATTCCGCGACAAGCTGCTCAAGACGATACTTGCCGACAGTTCGTGTTTATCTGCGTCTGACGGTCAAGAGCCGGAAAAATCGGAAATCTTGCGATAA
- a CDS encoding recombinase family protein: MDAQEDMHMNDYNKITALYSRLSVGDEDRDGGESNSIQNQKKFLESYARQLKLTNIRHYIDDDESGRFFDRSAYSRMIEDVENGKIGVCIMKDMTRWGRDYLQVGNAMEIFRRNNVRFIAVNNGIDSEKPDTLEFAPFINIMSEWYAKDISKKVKTGIKTKGMSGKPIATEALYGYVKSPDNKDFWIIDEEAAGVVRLIFRLFLDGKNRNQIAVYLTQAQIPTPTFYMKERGRGTCKNRALNEDNRYKWNKATLTHILTRQEYCGDVVNFKTTKHFRDKRNHYVDRSQWQITENVHEPIIDRADFETAQRILENAPVRRPNGDGEIHPLSGLLFCKDCGAKMHIRIDYRNGGKRHVAYCSEYHKGKAKNPKCHSPHIIDADLLMQTVAEVLKKIEDYSISNRAEFEALVKKNLAMQQTDQTKKQQKRIPQITTRLEQIDKVLNKLYEDNALGTIPQDRYEQMSQKYSEEYYALKTELSILQEQLSAYENAGGRAQKFLKLTERHAAFTDLTPAILNEFISRIEVHERDQKRARYAIQHISIYFNYIGRFENEVTQLAEPTEQEIRQMREEIEEAKKEKSRAYHRKYSREYRARNLEKQREYERIKAREYRARRKAQTAAAQPAQ, from the coding sequence ATGGACGCACAGGAGGATATGCACATGAATGATTACAACAAAATCACAGCCCTTTACTCCCGCCTTTCCGTAGGCGACGAGGACAGGGACGGCGGCGAAAGCAACTCCATACAGAACCAGAAGAAGTTTTTGGAAAGCTACGCCAGACAGCTAAAATTGACGAATATCCGGCACTACATTGACGACGATGAAAGCGGCAGATTTTTCGACCGCTCCGCCTACTCCCGCATGATAGAGGACGTAGAAAACGGTAAAATCGGCGTGTGTATTATGAAAGACATGACCCGCTGGGGGCGCGACTATCTCCAAGTCGGCAACGCTATGGAGATATTCAGACGGAACAATGTGCGCTTTATCGCGGTCAACAACGGGATAGACAGCGAGAAGCCCGACACATTGGAGTTTGCGCCCTTTATCAACATCATGTCGGAGTGGTACGCAAAGGACATCAGCAAGAAAGTAAAGACCGGCATTAAGACGAAGGGCATGAGTGGAAAGCCGATTGCCACCGAAGCTCTCTATGGCTATGTCAAATCCCCGGACAACAAGGATTTTTGGATAATCGACGAGGAAGCCGCCGGAGTTGTCCGTTTGATTTTTCGCCTGTTTCTGGACGGGAAAAACCGCAACCAAATCGCCGTATATCTGACGCAGGCGCAAATCCCAACGCCCACATTCTACATGAAAGAGCGCGGGCGGGGAACGTGCAAAAACAGGGCGCTCAATGAGGATAACCGTTACAAGTGGAACAAAGCCACTTTGACCCATATCCTTACACGGCAGGAGTATTGCGGCGATGTAGTCAACTTCAAGACTACAAAGCATTTCCGGGACAAGCGGAACCACTATGTAGACCGGAGCCAATGGCAGATAACCGAAAATGTGCATGAGCCGATTATTGACCGCGCCGACTTTGAAACCGCACAGCGGATTTTGGAAAACGCGCCCGTCAGACGCCCCAACGGGGACGGGGAAATCCACCCTTTGTCGGGCTTGCTTTTCTGTAAGGATTGCGGCGCAAAAATGCACATCCGCATAGATTACAGAAACGGCGGCAAGCGGCACGTTGCCTATTGCAGCGAGTACCACAAGGGAAAAGCCAAAAACCCCAAATGCCATTCCCCGCACATCATTGACGCGGACTTGCTCATGCAGACCGTCGCGGAAGTGCTGAAGAAAATCGAGGACTATTCTATCAGCAACCGGGCGGAGTTTGAAGCCTTAGTGAAAAAGAACCTTGCCATGCAGCAGACCGACCAGACCAAAAAGCAGCAGAAGCGTATCCCACAAATCACGACGCGCCTTGAACAGATCGACAAGGTGCTGAACAAGCTCTATGAGGACAACGCCCTCGGCACTATCCCGCAAGACCGCTACGAGCAAATGTCGCAGAAGTATTCAGAAGAATACTACGCATTGAAAACGGAGCTTTCCATACTCCAAGAGCAGCTATCCGCTTATGAGAACGCGGGAGGACGGGCGCAGAAGTTTTTGAAGCTGACGGAACGCCATGCCGCCTTTACTGACCTCACCCCCGCCATTCTCAACGAGTTTATCAGCAGGATTGAAGTGCATGAGCGCGACCAGAAAAGGGCGAGATACGCAATCCAGCACATCAGCATATATTTCAACTATATCGGCAGATTTGAGAACGAAGTAACGCAGCTTGCAGAGCCGACAGAGCAGGAAATCCGGCAAATGCGGGAAGAAATCGAAGAAGCCAAAAAGGAAAAGAGCCGCGCCTACCACCGGAAGTATTCAAGGGAGTACCGGGCGCGAAACCTTGAAAAGCAGCGGGAGTATGAGCGTATCAAGGCGCGGGAATACCGGGCAAGGAGAAAGGCGCAGACCGCCGCCGCACAGCCCGCACAGTAA